In one window of Peribacillus sp. FSL H8-0477 DNA:
- the glgA gene encoding glycogen synthase GlgA — protein sequence MNVLFAASECAPFVKTGGLGDVIGALPLSLNKEGANVSVILPKYGDLSQHYKDQMQWIKSIEVPVGWRSKFCGIETYDYQGITVYFLDNEYYFKRHGSYGFGDDGERFAFFSRAVLEALPYLKDQPDLIHCHDWQTGLIPVLLKAHYDKHPYYENIKTVFTIHNLRYQGVYSKSVLSDLLDLSELYYHMDGLEFYGNVSYLKAGLAYADCITTVSKTYAAEIQTPYYGENLDGFLRKKGTKLHGIVNGIDDFSYNPERDEQIFLPYEDSEGKAVNKKHLQELLGLPVRDDIPLISIVTRLVDQKGIDLILHIFHEMIGLNVQFVVLGTGDQRYEDSFRYFMDIYPEKVSAQLYFDETMARKIYAGSDMFLMPSAFEPCGIGQLLAFRYGTLPIVRETGGLKDTVIPYNQFTGEGNGFSFANYNAHELLHTIEQAVALYRFEPKKWGKLVSRAMELNFSWTASSQQYLALYKELKD from the coding sequence ATGAATGTTTTATTTGCAGCATCAGAGTGTGCTCCTTTTGTAAAGACAGGGGGACTCGGGGATGTCATTGGCGCTCTTCCTCTTTCACTTAACAAAGAAGGAGCAAACGTCAGTGTTATCTTACCTAAATATGGTGATCTTTCACAACATTATAAAGATCAAATGCAATGGATAAAGAGTATTGAAGTACCGGTAGGCTGGAGATCAAAATTTTGCGGCATTGAAACATATGATTATCAGGGGATTACAGTCTATTTCCTTGATAATGAATATTACTTTAAACGGCACGGCAGTTATGGGTTTGGAGATGACGGCGAACGGTTCGCTTTCTTCTCTCGAGCTGTGCTGGAAGCTTTGCCATATCTCAAGGATCAGCCGGATCTCATTCATTGCCATGATTGGCAAACAGGGTTGATACCTGTTCTTTTAAAGGCTCATTATGATAAGCATCCCTATTATGAAAACATAAAAACGGTCTTTACGATTCATAATTTACGGTATCAGGGTGTTTACTCAAAATCGGTTTTATCAGACTTATTAGACTTAAGCGAACTGTATTATCATATGGATGGGTTAGAGTTTTATGGGAATGTCAGCTACCTTAAAGCTGGACTAGCTTATGCAGATTGCATAACGACCGTAAGCAAAACCTATGCAGCTGAAATCCAAACACCATATTATGGTGAAAATTTAGATGGTTTCCTTCGTAAAAAAGGAACTAAGCTGCATGGAATTGTTAATGGAATTGATGATTTTTCCTATAACCCTGAGCGTGATGAACAGATATTTCTGCCTTATGAAGATAGCGAGGGGAAGGCGGTCAATAAGAAGCATCTACAAGAATTACTAGGGCTGCCGGTACGAGATGACATACCTCTTATTTCAATCGTTACGCGTCTGGTAGACCAAAAAGGAATTGACCTTATTCTCCATATTTTTCATGAAATGATTGGTCTGAATGTGCAGTTTGTCGTTTTAGGGACAGGAGATCAGCGGTATGAGGATTCCTTTAGGTATTTTATGGACATATACCCTGAGAAAGTGTCCGCACAACTGTATTTTGATGAAACAATGGCAAGAAAAATTTATGCGGGGTCTGATATGTTCCTAATGCCTTCAGCCTTTGAACCATGTGGAATTGGACAGTTACTGGCATTTCGTTATGGTACATTGCCGATTGTTCGCGAAACAGGAGGATTAAAGGATACGGTGATTCCTTATAATCAATTTACAGGAGAAGGAAATGGTTTTAGCTTCGCTAATTATAATGCTCATGAATTACTGCATACGATTGAACAGGCAGTTGCTCTTTATCGATTTGAACCTAAAAAATGGGGAAAACTTGTCTCGCGTGCTATGGAACTTAATTTTAGCTGGACTGCCTCTTCACAGCAATATCTTGCGCTATATAAAGAGTTAAAGGATTGA
- the glgD gene encoding glucose-1-phosphate adenylyltransferase subunit GlgD, which translates to MSNVLGVINLVNERPILKELTHHRCLASVPFGGRYRMIDFTMSNFMNVCVSKVAIFTKDKYRSVMDHLGSGKEWDLDHRSQGLFILPPIHPDEQIKGDIQQFYDHLEFFKRATADTVIIAPGHHISKIDFNEVVQEHENSGADITVLYKNYDGEAVQKPIYHQCTLDSRGEVLDIELYTSPSTGDHVCLETYVIRKQLLIDLIKKCVENEEYDFLKDAVKANLKYLQVQGYEFAGHMPFIHSLSTYHKSNMEFLNPDIINDYFYNSWDVFTKVKHEAPAKYALSSKVSNSLIANGCFIEGTVENSIIFRGVKVKKGAVVRNSIIMQKGDIEEGVHIDHVITDKQVIITKDQTITARQQPTVIKKGEVV; encoded by the coding sequence ATGAGTAATGTACTGGGTGTAATTAATCTCGTCAATGAACGACCAATATTAAAAGAGCTGACCCATCATCGTTGTCTTGCTTCTGTACCATTTGGAGGCCGGTACCGGATGATTGATTTTACCATGTCGAACTTTATGAATGTCTGTGTCAGTAAAGTTGCTATTTTTACGAAGGATAAGTACCGGTCTGTAATGGATCATCTCGGTTCTGGAAAGGAATGGGATCTTGATCATCGCTCCCAGGGCTTGTTCATTCTGCCGCCTATTCATCCCGATGAACAAATCAAGGGAGATATTCAACAATTTTATGATCACTTAGAGTTTTTCAAACGGGCTACGGCTGATACTGTGATTATCGCGCCCGGTCATCATATTAGTAAAATTGATTTTAATGAAGTGGTCCAAGAACACGAAAATTCTGGTGCGGATATCACGGTCCTATATAAGAATTATGATGGAGAAGCCGTTCAAAAACCGATATACCATCAGTGTACGCTTGATTCTAGAGGAGAAGTACTTGATATTGAGTTGTATACATCACCTTCCACAGGCGATCATGTATGTCTTGAAACGTATGTGATACGGAAACAATTATTAATCGATTTAATCAAGAAATGTGTGGAGAATGAGGAATACGATTTTTTGAAAGATGCAGTAAAAGCAAATCTAAAATACCTTCAAGTTCAAGGCTATGAATTTGCTGGACATATGCCGTTCATACATTCACTTTCTACGTATCACAAAAGCAATATGGAGTTCCTTAACCCTGATATCATTAACGACTACTTCTACAATTCTTGGGATGTTTTCACAAAGGTAAAGCATGAAGCACCAGCTAAATATGCCCTTTCCTCAAAAGTGTCTAATTCACTGATTGCGAATGGATGTTTCATAGAAGGAACTGTTGAAAATAGTATCATTTTTCGCGGTGTAAAAGTGAAAAAGGGTGCAGTTGTTAGAAATAGTATTATTATGCAAAAGGGCGATATTGAAGAAGGGGTTCATATTGACCATGTTATTACAGATAAACAAGTAATCATTACGAAAGATCAAACGATTACGGCCAGACAGCAGCCCACTGTAATCAAAAAAGGCGAAGTCGTGTAA
- a CDS encoding glucose-1-phosphate adenylyltransferase: MASKKWVAMLLAGGQGSRLGELTSDLAKPAVPFGGKYRIIDFTLSNCTHSGIDTVGVLTQYQPHILNSYVGNGRPWDLDRNYGGVALLPPYKDKDGGEWYKGTANAVYQNFHYIDTYDPEYVLVISGDHIYKMDYNKMLEAHIAKGAHATVAVIEVPWDEAHRFGIMNTDDTDQIIEFDEKPKNPKNNLASMGVYLFNWKHLKKYLTEDEKDIGSSNDFGKDIMPKMLNDGANLQAYRFTDYWKDVGTVESLWEAHMDMLEEPTVFELEDPNWQIYAGNANHPPQYISEEADVTQSLVNEGCMVSGKVVHSVLSYNVQVGSGSIIKDSVIMPNVKIGKNVTIEKAIIGSDTVIEDGAVIGAHKTGITLIGENQTISSTYAKS, translated from the coding sequence ATGGCATCTAAAAAATGGGTAGCAATGCTTCTAGCAGGTGGTCAGGGATCGAGACTCGGAGAATTGACTAGTGATTTAGCAAAACCAGCCGTACCATTCGGCGGTAAATACCGGATTATTGATTTCACATTAAGTAATTGTACACATTCAGGAATTGATACAGTAGGGGTGCTGACACAATACCAGCCGCATATTTTGAATTCCTATGTAGGGAATGGGCGTCCTTGGGATCTTGATCGGAATTACGGCGGAGTTGCGCTCCTGCCGCCATATAAGGATAAAGATGGTGGTGAATGGTACAAAGGCACAGCGAATGCCGTCTATCAAAACTTTCATTATATTGATACGTATGATCCGGAATATGTACTCGTCATTTCAGGCGACCATATTTATAAAATGGACTATAACAAAATGCTTGAGGCTCATATTGCCAAGGGTGCACATGCGACGGTTGCTGTCATTGAGGTACCGTGGGATGAAGCACACCGCTTTGGGATTATGAATACGGACGATACAGATCAGATTATTGAATTCGACGAGAAACCAAAAAATCCCAAGAATAATCTTGCATCGATGGGGGTTTATCTATTTAACTGGAAACATCTTAAAAAATATTTGACCGAAGATGAAAAAGATATAGGTTCCAGCAACGATTTTGGCAAGGACATTATGCCTAAAATGCTCAATGACGGAGCTAATTTGCAGGCATATCGATTTACTGATTATTGGAAAGATGTAGGGACAGTTGAAAGCCTATGGGAAGCTCATATGGATATGCTTGAAGAACCGACTGTCTTTGAACTGGAAGATCCGAACTGGCAAATTTACGCAGGGAATGCTAATCATCCGCCGCAATATATTTCTGAAGAGGCTGATGTCACACAGTCCTTAGTCAATGAGGGATGTATGGTATCAGGCAAGGTTGTTCATTCTGTTTTATCTTATAATGTGCAGGTTGGAAGCGGCTCAATCATTAAAGACTCAGTGATTATGCCTAACGTGAAGATTGGCAAAAATGTCACGATTGAGAAGGCCATTATCGGCAGTGATACCGTTATTGAAGACGGAGCCGTTATTGGTGCACATAAAACGGGCATTACATTGATTGGTGAAAATCAAACCATTTCATCAACGTATGCAAAGTCGTAA
- the glgB gene encoding 1,4-alpha-glucan branching protein GlgB: protein MEKMFEVPAQLFPSDFDVYLFHEGTLFESYKMLGAHLISEENFHGVRFAVWAPHAKNVSVVGNFNAWNGGQNRMQRLASSGIWVGFIPDLKKGEIYKYEVTGPGGKKELKADPYAFYSELRPATASVVYPLDTYKWNDQKWMTKRKKTDIYHKPMAIYEVHLASWKQKENGDFYTYQELADELVEYAVENGFTHIELMPVMEHPFDGSWGYQITGFYSATSRYGTPEQLMYFIDRCHQRDIGVILDWVPAHFCKDIQGLGRFDGTPLYESADPLRAERPIWGTYSFDYSKPEVVSFLISNAMFWMDVYHVDGFRIDAVSSIVYLNHDNPLPVKLSNQFGGDKNLEAIAFLKKLNETIFQRYPGVLMMAEEATEYPLVTGPTSAGGLGFNYKWNMGWANDILKYMKLSVNERPKHHHLLTFSFFYAFSENYVLPFSHDEMVHGKRSLVNKMPGDYWQKFANLRLLFGYLFTHPGKKLLFMGSEFGQFDEWKYREEMDWMLLDYESHSKFFNYYKELNKFYRETHSLWRLDHETEGFEWVDADNTGQSVITFIRRGKRKGDYCLIVCNFSDSVYRDYKIGVPTSGLYYEAFTSDAESYGGSGTFNADFIQAEKVPHHNQPCSMEITVPPLGMAIFRKQTKKRQKGVNLNGI from the coding sequence ATGGAAAAAATGTTTGAAGTACCCGCACAACTCTTTCCAAGTGATTTTGACGTCTATCTTTTTCATGAAGGAACATTATTCGAGAGTTATAAAATGCTTGGCGCGCATCTGATTTCAGAGGAAAATTTCCATGGAGTCCGCTTTGCAGTTTGGGCGCCCCACGCCAAAAATGTTTCTGTAGTGGGGAATTTTAATGCTTGGAATGGCGGTCAAAATCGAATGCAGCGATTAGCCTCTTCGGGGATATGGGTGGGGTTTATTCCAGATCTTAAAAAAGGAGAGATATACAAGTACGAAGTGACTGGTCCAGGCGGAAAGAAAGAATTAAAGGCGGATCCATATGCTTTTTATTCAGAGCTTCGGCCGGCAACCGCTTCGGTAGTCTATCCTTTGGATACATATAAATGGAATGACCAAAAATGGATGACCAAACGCAAGAAGACGGATATTTACCATAAACCAATGGCCATTTATGAAGTTCACCTTGCATCATGGAAGCAAAAAGAAAATGGCGATTTTTATACATATCAGGAACTTGCTGATGAATTAGTGGAGTATGCAGTTGAAAATGGCTTCACACATATTGAATTAATGCCTGTCATGGAGCATCCGTTTGATGGTTCATGGGGCTATCAGATTACTGGGTTTTATTCAGCGACAAGCAGGTACGGAACTCCTGAACAATTAATGTACTTTATTGATCGCTGCCATCAAAGAGATATAGGGGTCATTCTCGACTGGGTACCTGCACATTTTTGTAAAGACATCCAAGGGCTTGGACGTTTTGATGGAACCCCCCTATACGAATCGGCGGATCCCTTGCGAGCTGAGAGACCGATTTGGGGGACATATAGTTTCGATTATAGTAAGCCTGAAGTTGTAAGTTTCCTCATTTCAAATGCAATGTTTTGGATGGACGTCTATCATGTTGACGGATTCCGCATTGACGCAGTATCCTCTATAGTTTACTTAAATCACGATAACCCATTACCTGTTAAATTATCCAATCAATTTGGTGGAGATAAGAATTTAGAAGCCATTGCCTTTTTAAAAAAGTTGAATGAAACCATCTTTCAGAGGTATCCTGGCGTACTAATGATGGCAGAGGAAGCAACTGAATATCCACTGGTAACTGGTCCAACTTCTGCTGGCGGGCTTGGTTTCAATTACAAATGGAATATGGGATGGGCGAATGACATACTTAAATATATGAAGCTTTCTGTAAATGAACGTCCCAAGCATCATCATCTTTTAACTTTTTCCTTTTTTTACGCATTTTCTGAAAACTATGTTCTTCCGTTTTCACATGATGAAATGGTTCATGGAAAGCGATCATTAGTCAACAAAATGCCTGGCGACTATTGGCAAAAATTCGCTAATTTACGCCTTTTATTCGGATATTTATTCACACATCCTGGAAAAAAGCTTTTATTTATGGGCAGTGAGTTTGGGCAGTTTGATGAATGGAAATACCGGGAAGAAATGGATTGGATGCTTTTAGATTATGAGTCACATTCTAAATTTTTTAACTATTATAAAGAATTAAATAAGTTTTACAGAGAAACGCATTCGTTATGGCGTCTTGATCATGAAACAGAAGGGTTTGAATGGGTTGATGCTGATAATACCGGCCAGAGTGTTATCACCTTTATACGTAGAGGAAAACGGAAAGGCGATTATTGTTTAATCGTTTGTAATTTCTCTGATTCTGTTTACCGGGACTACAAAATAGGGGTTCCGACGAGTGGTCTGTATTATGAAGCCTTTACTAGTGACGCAGAATCTTATGGCGGTTCAGGTACGTTCAATGCAGATTTCATTCAGGCGGAGAAGGTTCCTCATCATAATCAACCTTGCAGTATGGAAATAACAGTACCACCGCTTGGAATGGCCATATTTAGGAAGCAAACAAAAAAACGGCAGAAGGGAGTCAATTTAAATGGCATCTAA
- a CDS encoding glycoside hydrolase family 15 protein — translation MKLNDALDVLDRMRLPNGAYTASISQDYNYVWIRDVVYTVLPFLQSPSERYEKAYHALFDLFKTYEWKIDIHREKKPMYLFEHIHSRYSTELKEISQEWGHAQNDALGAFLWGVGEGIRQGQKIIRDEKDLLMVQKLVDYLECLQYWEAHDNGMWEENIELHASSVGACVAGLHSVKMLVNVNDELIQKGEETLRFLLPRESITKETDLALLSLVYPYRIVDRKTALKIVEMVSEKLERTNGVIRYAYDQYYNEGSEAEWCFGLPWLGLCYFELGMYEKAYEYVMKTERIIPDNWEIPELYIGGINVPNGNTPLAWSVSLSYLFLNRMSMSSNQLMGNN, via the coding sequence ATGAAATTAAACGATGCGCTTGATGTATTAGATCGGATGCGTCTTCCCAATGGTGCGTATACAGCGAGTATCTCACAAGACTATAATTATGTCTGGATACGTGATGTGGTCTATACGGTACTGCCATTCCTACAAAGTCCTTCTGAACGGTATGAAAAAGCTTATCATGCTTTGTTTGATCTTTTTAAAACGTACGAATGGAAAATTGATATACATCGTGAAAAGAAACCTATGTATCTCTTCGAGCATATTCATTCTCGCTATTCGACGGAATTAAAGGAGATCAGTCAAGAGTGGGGACATGCGCAGAATGATGCGCTAGGAGCCTTCTTATGGGGAGTTGGGGAGGGCATTCGGCAAGGGCAAAAGATTATTCGAGATGAAAAAGATCTGTTGATGGTTCAAAAATTAGTAGACTATCTAGAGTGTTTACAGTACTGGGAAGCACATGATAATGGAATGTGGGAAGAAAATATTGAATTGCATGCTTCAAGCGTGGGAGCTTGTGTAGCTGGTTTACACTCGGTGAAAATGCTGGTAAATGTCAATGATGAATTAATTCAAAAGGGTGAAGAAACATTGCGTTTTCTCCTACCACGAGAAAGCATAACCAAAGAGACAGACCTTGCCCTCTTGTCCCTTGTTTATCCTTATCGAATTGTTGATCGGAAAACAGCACTAAAAATTGTGGAAATGGTTTCTGAAAAGCTGGAGCGGACAAATGGCGTTATTCGGTATGCCTATGATCAATATTATAATGAAGGCAGCGAAGCAGAATGGTGTTTTGGCCTTCCTTGGCTGGGCTTATGTTATTTTGAATTAGGTATGTATGAGAAAGCTTATGAATATGTCATGAAAACAGAACGAATTATCCCTGATAATTGGGAGATTCCGGAACTATATATTGGTGGAATCAATGTACCAAACGGAAATACACCGTTAGCTTGGTCTGTTTCTCTTTCCTATCTGTTTTTAAATCGCATGAGTATGTCTTCAAATCAATTAATGGGCAATAATTAA
- the mug gene encoding G/U mismatch-specific DNA glycosylase produces MDYIPDHLDKNLRILFIGFNPSIRSGEEGHHYANPANRFWKILHDSGLTPRKYLPKEDASLLELGYGFTNIVSRPTVGAADITKEEYMIGRQQLKEKIQAYKPKYACFVGKGVYQEYSRKKKVEWGFQNPSIVPGTIDFVAPSSSGLVRMKIEDVIDIYRELAEVLKNR; encoded by the coding sequence ATGGATTATATTCCAGATCATCTTGATAAAAACTTACGCATTCTTTTTATCGGTTTTAACCCAAGTATACGTTCAGGAGAAGAGGGACATCACTATGCAAATCCGGCCAATCGATTTTGGAAGATTCTTCATGATTCAGGCTTAACACCCCGTAAGTATTTACCTAAAGAGGATGCATCCTTGCTGGAGCTTGGATATGGGTTCACGAATATTGTATCGAGACCCACAGTGGGAGCAGCGGATATTACGAAAGAAGAATACATGATTGGGCGGCAGCAATTGAAAGAAAAAATCCAAGCTTATAAGCCTAAATATGCTTGCTTCGTGGGCAAGGGTGTTTATCAGGAATATTCACGAAAGAAAAAGGTGGAATGGGGATTTCAAAACCCGTCAATCGTTCCGGGAACCATCGATTTTGTCGCTCCCTCATCGAGTGGATTAGTACGAATGAAAATAGAAGACGTAATAGATATATACCGAGAACTTGCCGAAGTATTAAAAAATAGGTGA
- a CDS encoding phytoene desaturase family protein, translating into MKKVIIIGGGLGGLSCAISLAANGYQVTIVEKEATLGGKLKRIEEDGYTFDLGPSTITMLSAFEEVFQQAGKKIDDYLHFYRINNMTRHFFSDGHSLDLTDIPEDMEKQIAEYSFRDAKQYRAFLEHSQKMYQIAEKRFLNTLLLRWQDRLNLQLLKSFVQIKPFTSINQSLSSFFSHANSQALFGRYATYVGSAPNQAPQIFTMMAFLEGKLGIFGVTGGTYSIVSAFEKLAVELGVTIKKKCEVHKIYVESATVKGVETAEGLLQADLVVANGDALTIYQQLLDEAHRSSMTNRKLASYEPSLSGFVLLLGVSKQYPQLEHHTVFFPENYQEEFKDIFIKKQLPDNPAIYICYSGNSEASLAPEGHSNLFVLINAPYITEQYAFDQVKTKYADKIIQTLEKRGLSNLKQNIMYQKIITPSDLAAYSGAHRGAIYGMSSNTFTQAFSKIRNKSKDIKNLWFVGGSTHPGGGTPIVTKSGQLVAKEIMRE; encoded by the coding sequence ATGAAGAAAGTTATAATCATTGGGGGAGGTCTTGGCGGGCTTTCATGTGCGATTTCCCTGGCTGCAAATGGGTACCAGGTAACCATAGTTGAGAAAGAAGCGACGCTTGGTGGAAAGTTGAAGCGAATAGAAGAAGACGGCTATACGTTTGATTTAGGTCCGAGTACGATTACGATGCTTTCGGCTTTTGAGGAAGTATTTCAACAAGCTGGAAAAAAGATTGACGATTATTTGCACTTCTATCGAATTAACAACATGACTCGACATTTTTTTAGTGATGGTCATTCACTTGATCTTACCGATATACCGGAAGATATGGAAAAGCAAATCGCTGAATATAGTTTCCGTGATGCCAAACAGTATCGAGCCTTTCTAGAACACTCTCAGAAAATGTACCAAATAGCTGAAAAACGGTTTTTAAATACATTATTACTGCGTTGGCAGGATCGTCTAAATCTGCAGCTGCTAAAAAGCTTTGTACAAATAAAACCGTTCACGTCGATCAATCAAAGCCTATCTTCCTTTTTTAGTCACGCTAATTCACAGGCTCTTTTTGGCAGGTATGCAACTTATGTAGGCTCAGCGCCGAATCAAGCTCCGCAGATTTTTACGATGATGGCTTTTCTAGAGGGGAAATTAGGGATTTTCGGAGTGACAGGCGGCACCTACTCGATTGTTTCAGCTTTCGAAAAACTAGCTGTGGAACTTGGAGTTACGATTAAAAAAAAGTGCGAAGTACATAAGATTTATGTTGAATCAGCTACGGTGAAGGGAGTAGAAACGGCAGAGGGCCTATTGCAAGCAGATCTTGTGGTGGCTAATGGCGATGCCTTGACCATTTACCAGCAGTTACTTGATGAAGCTCACCGGTCATCGATGACTAATCGTAAACTAGCAAGCTATGAGCCTTCCCTGTCAGGGTTTGTCCTTTTATTAGGCGTAAGTAAACAGTATCCACAACTTGAACATCATACCGTATTTTTTCCCGAAAACTATCAAGAGGAGTTTAAGGATATCTTCATAAAGAAACAGCTCCCAGACAACCCGGCTATATATATTTGTTATTCAGGTAATTCTGAAGCTAGTCTAGCGCCTGAGGGACATAGTAATCTATTTGTTCTCATCAATGCACCATATATAACTGAGCAATATGCTTTCGATCAAGTTAAAACCAAATATGCTGATAAAATCATTCAAACGTTAGAAAAAAGGGGGCTGAGTAACTTAAAGCAAAACATCATGTATCAAAAAATCATCACTCCAAGTGATCTTGCTGCGTATTCCGGCGCTCATAGAGGAGCTATTTACGGCATGTCCTCTAATACGTTTACACAAGCTTTTTCTAAAATTAGAAATAAGTCTAAAGATATCAAAAACCTATGGTTTGTTGGAGGCAGTACTCATCCTGGCGGGGGTACCCCTATTGTGACAAAATCAGGTCAGCTTGTTGCTAAAGAGATTATGAGGGAATAG
- a CDS encoding glycosyltransferase, which yields MTLFLSIIGGTLLFQFLFVWWNLRQFPRLAHVDRKISKPSLSILIPARDEADRIEECLLSIVNQTMLPSEILVLNDNSSDETAYIVKELAKRYPIITLLEGKPLEKGWLGKSYACHQLALAAKSNWYLFLDADVRLERNAMEAISVLTKQEKGMISGFPKQQVDSWLEKIVVPMMMFLVACHLPVKLVRASSDPRFAAAHGGFILIEQKVYNQIGGHSAIRSTLIDDIELARLVKKHGFTFTLAQISEYVSMKMYQNAAEVWSGYRKNIFQGVNRNFFLLFLVFGYYSLLYLVPPIFVVIGIMSESALIYPGIIFMMAGAAIKAIIDRANRLPWYYGFLIPLSICMVIVIGLDSVRIAWSKKGYLWKGRSYT from the coding sequence ATGACACTGTTTCTCAGCATAATTGGTGGCACCTTACTTTTTCAATTCCTTTTTGTTTGGTGGAATTTACGGCAATTTCCTCGCTTAGCCCATGTAGATAGAAAGATAAGTAAGCCATCTTTATCCATCTTAATACCAGCCCGCGATGAAGCGGACAGGATTGAGGAATGCCTATTATCCATTGTCAATCAAACCATGCTTCCATCAGAAATTTTGGTGCTGAATGATAATTCAAGTGATGAGACAGCTTATATTGTTAAGGAATTAGCAAAACGCTATCCCATCATTACCTTACTAGAGGGGAAACCGCTTGAAAAAGGTTGGCTTGGAAAGTCCTATGCTTGTCATCAACTGGCATTGGCAGCAAAATCAAACTGGTATTTATTTTTAGATGCAGATGTCAGATTGGAACGAAATGCGATGGAAGCAATCTCTGTTTTAACCAAACAAGAAAAGGGGATGATTTCCGGCTTTCCAAAGCAACAAGTTGATAGCTGGCTGGAAAAAATCGTTGTCCCAATGATGATGTTTTTGGTGGCCTGTCATCTGCCAGTCAAGCTGGTCCGTGCATCATCAGACCCTCGGTTTGCTGCTGCTCATGGCGGCTTTATTCTAATCGAACAAAAGGTGTACAACCAAATTGGCGGACATTCTGCTATCCGATCTACGCTCATTGATGATATTGAACTAGCAAGGCTGGTAAAAAAACACGGCTTTACTTTTACTCTCGCACAAATCAGTGAATATGTTTCAATGAAAATGTACCAAAATGCTGCAGAGGTGTGGAGTGGGTACCGCAAGAATATCTTTCAAGGTGTGAATCGGAACTTTTTTCTCCTTTTCCTTGTTTTTGGTTATTATAGTCTTTTGTATCTTGTCCCGCCAATCTTCGTGGTGATAGGGATTATGTCTGAATCTGCCCTTATTTATCCTGGAATCATATTTATGATGGCTGGAGCTGCTATTAAAGCAATAATCGATCGTGCTAACCGATTACCTTGGTATTATGGCTTCTTGATTCCACTCAGCATTTGTATGGTAATTGTCATCGGTTTAGATAGTGTGCGCATCGCTTGGTCGAAAAAAGGATACCTATGGAAAGGGAGGAGCTATACATGA
- a CDS encoding lysophospholipid acyltransferase family protein produces the protein MITAKKSRLFSSIFYRYQSCYLLKRHFSKLLIKGEFDHHSSLPVLYIANHCSWWDGLLIFQLAQQYSVNEQYMMMDEEGLKTYPFFRKLGAFSVDRKNGSQLRQSLKYAENLLKDKHNVWLFPQGEIVHQEQRPLQFENGAGFLINRFDEVAIKPVSIYYSFSQLQKPTASLVFGEAIPIKGKQTERGALTIQLASILETQMNTHRETTIGDIDFSQDEAFVPAFKQGKSTSDLYNAWKRGGKK, from the coding sequence TTGATTACCGCCAAGAAAAGCAGACTCTTTAGCAGCATATTTTATCGTTATCAATCTTGCTATTTATTAAAAAGACATTTTTCAAAGCTATTAATCAAAGGGGAATTCGATCATCATTCATCACTTCCCGTACTATACATTGCTAATCATTGTTCATGGTGGGATGGATTACTCATATTCCAGCTTGCCCAACAGTACTCAGTAAACGAGCAATATATGATGATGGATGAAGAGGGCCTTAAAACGTACCCGTTTTTCCGTAAGCTTGGTGCATTTTCAGTTGATCGGAAGAATGGCAGTCAATTACGACAAAGCCTGAAATATGCAGAAAACCTCTTAAAAGATAAGCATAATGTGTGGCTATTTCCTCAAGGAGAAATTGTTCACCAAGAGCAAAGACCACTACAGTTTGAGAACGGGGCAGGCTTTCTCATTAATCGCTTTGATGAAGTGGCAATTAAGCCTGTGAGTATTTATTATTCCTTTAGTCAGCTTCAAAAACCCACAGCATCACTTGTTTTTGGCGAGGCCATTCCTATCAAAGGAAAGCAAACTGAACGTGGCGCCTTGACAATCCAGCTTGCAAGTATTCTTGAGACTCAAATGAATACTCATCGAGAGACGACTATAGGGGATATTGACTTTTCACAGGATGAAGCGTTCGTGCCAGCGTTTAAACAGGGGAAATCAACGAGTGATTTATACAATGCTTGGAAAAGAGGAGGGAAGAAATGA